Proteins encoded within one genomic window of Fragaria vesca subsp. vesca linkage group LG1, FraVesHawaii_1.0, whole genome shotgun sequence:
- the LOC101308412 gene encoding uncharacterized protein LOC101308412, with translation MAATAPAPPWIPEDDLLLKNAIEAGATLEALAKGAVRFSRKFTVRELRERWRSLLYDADVAAEASSRMVEFEACGSNVVPCKSNRFSSQSRGSKRKGESIRKQYYALKKRLCADSNFGSLNDFDINFLGGQAIGNQGTLDANCMVGGGVEPVFNGDGGSVFHGGECEALKNRGVDGVEREGCGNEFLEPVLLVATNGLGENAYIRDNSVHEDLSTRGVNAMDYGNSLDTEDIGAHLWDVAAPEMPAEETLVVANDVDVDGDTMDIMDSSQYEVGHNEAMLVDGEGCDALNRAAAISGGDYGDMADSLFNDEVNSILLSSPKDVHDDDVPEFCEPGMLVSASFEIVSNDLHTAEMAVSVEPSQTGHDDLRDIFCSDANMPSSSTSIPLNPTEMTVAPMVHDAPEMAVAPEVPEEMVCSLNTEDLDIPCNDDIVFFTAIVHTALQPSSNEASNLGTDQRKCDQHIKTLETKEDPAQPFRKESPNPTHDKNDLAAASQCRLADATLNCITKGLLNEEEINVPEPQTNPTALDCEESEEESDDDVDDDEEDTDIPYYSDIETMILEMDLCPADEESDISRRVLKYQHEDAKRNIIRLEQCAQSSMRRALTSKGTLAVLYDHHVKHYIKKTEVIIGRTTEDNQVDIDLGDNKVSRRQALIKMDADGSFSLKNLGKSSIFLNGREIATGKILNFASSNLIEIREMAFVFEINHISVKQYLAKIATKSEGHANLELAPEGVS, from the exons ATGGCAGCGACGGCTCCGGCGCCGCCGTGGATCCCCGAAGACGACCTCCTCTTAAAGAACGCCATCGAG GCAGGTGCTACTCTGGAAGCGCTTGCCAAAGGAGCGGTCCGATTCTCCCGCAAGTTCACGGTGCGGGAGTTACGGGAGCGGTGGCGCTCGCTGCTCTACGACGCTGACGTGGCGGCGGAAGCCTCTTCTCGGATGGTGGAGTTCGAGGCGTGTGGCTCCAACGTCGTGCCGTGCAAGTCGAATAGGTTCAGTAGTCAATCTAGGGGTTCGAAACGGAAAGGAGAGAGCATTAGGAAGCAGTATTATGCTTTGAAGAAGAGGCTGTGTGCTGATAGCAACTTTGGAAGTCTTAATGATTTCGATATTAATTTTCTTGGAGGGCAAGCTATTGGAAATCAGGGGACTTTGGATGCTAATTGTATGGTTGGAGGCGGCGTTGAGCCGGTTTTTAATGGCGATGGCGGGAGTGTGTTTCATGGAGGAGAGTGTGAGGCGCTTAAGAATCGTGGTGTGGATGGAGTTGAGAGGGAAGGTTGCGGTAATGAGTTTTTGGAACCGGTTCTTTTGGTGGCGACGAATGGATTGGGGGAGAATGCTTATATCCGGGATAATAGTGTTCATGAGGATTTATCTACTCGTGGGGTTAATGCAATGGATTATGGGAATTCGTTGGATACGGAAGATATAGGGGCGCATTTGTGGGATGTAGCTGCACCGGAAATGCCAGCGGAAGAGACATTGGTAGTTGCTAATGATGTGGATGTCGATGGGGATACTATGGACATAATGGACTCGTCTCAATATGAAGTTGGCCATAATGAGGCAATGTTGGTTGATGGAGAAGGGTGCGATGCACTGAATAGGGCTGCAGCTATATCGGGAGGTGATTATGGAGATATGGCAGATTCTCTTTTTAATGATGAGGTCAATTCGATTTTGTTGAGTTCTCCCAAAGATGTTCATGACGATGATGTGCCTGAATTCTGTGAACCTGGAATGTTGGTGTCAGCCTCATTTGAGATTGTTTCAAATGATTTGCATACTGCTGAGATGGCTGTTTCTGTTGAACCATCTCAGACTGGTCACGATGATCTGCGAGATATTTTTTGTTCAGACGCCAATATGCCATCATCATCTACATCAATACCATTGAATCCTACCGAGATGACTGTTGCTCCCATGGTGCATGACGCTCCTGAGATGGCTGTTGCACCAGAGGTTCCAGAAGAGATGGTTTGTTCGTTGAATACTGAGGATCTTGACATTCCTTGCAATGATGATATCGTGTTTTTTACTGCAATTGTCCATACTGCCCTGCAACCGAGCTCTAACGAAGCTAGTAATTTGGGTACTGACCAAAGAAAATGTGATCAACATATAAAAACATTGGAGACAAAAGAAGATCCTGCACAACCTTTTAGAAAAGAAAGTCCAAACCCTACCCATGATAAAAATGACCTGGCTGCCGCAAGCCAATGCAGATTAGCAGATGCAACTCTCAACTGTATCACAAAGGGATTGCTAAACGAAGAG GAAATTAATGTTCCAG AACCGCAAACCAACCCCACCGCACTAGATTGTGAAGAATCTGAGGAAGAATCTGATGACGATGTTGATGATGATGAAGAGGATACTGACATACCGTATTACTCTGATATCGAAACAATG ATACTTGAGATGGATTTATGTCCAGCTGATGAGGAGTCAGATATCAGTAGACGAG TCTTAAAGTATCAACATGAGGATGCTAAAAGAAACATTATAAGGTTGGAACAGTGTGCACAATCCTCCATGCGAAGAGCGCTTACATCTAAAGGCACACTTGCGGTATTGTATGATCACCATGTAAAGCATTATATCAAGAAAACTGAG GTGATAATAGGCAGAACAACAGAAGATAATCAAGTTGATATTGATTTGGGAGATAACAAAGTATCTAGACGGCAG GCTCTTATAAAGATGGATGCAGACGGTTCTTTCTCCTTGAAGAATCTTGGCAAGAGTTCAATTTTCTTGAATGGCAGAGAAATAGCTACTGGAAAGATTTTAAATTTTGCTTCGAGTAATTTGATCGAG ATTAGGGAGATGGCATTTGTTTTTGAGATTAACCACATATCTGTGAAGCAGTATCTGGCAAAAATTGCCACGAAAAGTGAGGGACACGCCAATTTGGAATTGGCACCTGAGGGGGTTTCATAG
- the LOC101308706 gene encoding floral homeotic protein DEFICIENS-like, giving the protein MGRGKIEIKLIENQTNRQVTYSKRRNGIFKKAQELTVLCDAHVSLIMQSSTDKIHEYISPTTTHKKMFDLYQKNLQIDLWSSHYEAMKENLWKLKEVNNKLRRDIRQRLGHDLDGLNLAELQDLEDKIAQSVQIIRERKYHVLKTQADTTWKKVKNQEERNSQLVHSYAGNEDPQYGYVDDEGDYESAVALANGASNLYLFNRVHNNHNLDHGHDGGSLVSGITHLHNPINNHHSNHNLEDGHGGGSFMSSITHLHDLRLA; this is encoded by the exons ATGGGTCGTGGGAAGATTGAGATCAAGCTGATTGAGAACCAGACGAACAGGCAGGTGACATATTCGAAGCGACGAAATGGGATCTTCAAGAAGGCTCAAGAGCTCACGGTTCTGTGTGATGCTCATGTCTCCCTCATCATGCAGTCCTCCACTGATAAAATCCACGAGTATATTAGCCCTACCACTAC GCACAAGAAGATGTTTGATCTCTACCAAAAGAATTTGCAGATCGATCTATGGAGCTCGCACTACGAG GCAATGAAAGAGAACTTGTGGAAACTGAAGGAGGTTAACAATAAGCTGAGGAGGGACATCAG GCAAAGGCTGGGGCATGATCTAGATGGTCTGAACTTAGCTGAGCTGCAAGATCTGGAGGACAAGATAGCTCAATCCGTGCAGATCATACGTGAAAGAAAG TACCACGTACTGAAGACTCAAGCAGACACTACCTGGAAAAAG GTGAAGAACCAGGAGGAGAGAAACAGTCAATTAGTTCATAGCTAT GCAGGTAATGAGGATCCGCAGTATGGTTATGTGGATGATGAAGGAGACTATGAATCTGCGGTTGCATTGGCAAATGGAGCATCCAACTTGTATCTTTTCAATCGCGTCCACAATAACCACAACCTTGACCATGGACATGATGGAGGTTCACTTGTCTCCGGCATTACTCATCTTCACAACCCTATCAATAATCACCACAGCAACCACAACCTTGAGGATGGACACGGTGGAGGTTCATTTATGTCCTCCATTACTCATCTCCATGATCTCCGCCTTGCTTGA